A region of Mycoplasmopsis bovirhinis DNA encodes the following proteins:
- the mip gene encoding Ig-specific serine endopeptidase MIP → MRKRKIWQGLIGVSALLSPLFIIASCSTPSNPNNPSNGADNPAPSTNTPAPGDLNPGIANVTKPVSVQSLNNFTLVHLDKYSRKVNFWFHAQNQNSLKAENFYVLLNNTTKVNLLNGLVSYRVYNGTFEVPNTVSKVSSAQIFYEDTNFAFHSLVTNQTVSFETDNLGEVEITPTKFSKDNKKQEDIFPTDLKIEDIELSVSGGNSANYNYQIKEIDYFLDQKGKNISDWLGAVNLIITFTNKTNPQEVFTRSKIVTGFKFNPIDGQKNDQYNKNDERSHEHLNHDYVMYSKLNHQQRYEIDNVLYLNAIMSHLEFKGISPLEYRLDLNINANKEAILQYDAKAKSLGLDTYQSSYIKGFTLPKYSTSGEFLGLSLQEGAEIEKGPERADSIGRFQWRYSGLARTLVNNHYKNAATQTYSVEFTNPKDGSTQSSAGTMWILDYQLSEDGKYPTKWYFGTNLHVADNFTKQTRNISVSKLKNSADLNKQFSSINTDINFERFTFRNGVAQSLVKKVYEGKNFLSTKPADYLTAEQKVKYGNLEEFVDFAILEFDFSVVTSDNVWAYDYSINAQSNLDYEYDSIKNNPEEFAKLITNDYANKTEKHIKFLKTSYLADYKQIDRDLISTKETAKTYQGNELYAVGYPLSYEDYFFLNEDGSGARGNENWLNRTDTYSLWTNSNPEFYWHKDEYNEDYKNLGNYLSSSIGYRTFTNKPGIADAFLTATHTGSDFYVSGNDKLIGFGLNYLPKQYVPYGGASGSSFRNQYNELVGVFHSGNSAARTGLLAAFRSEGFNYQGLFGDYNLPQYDLIYGGGKDQINSYRESLAKLYPTAKTNLFPSGLNTVPEDFKFKN, encoded by the coding sequence ATGAGAAAAAGAAAAATTTGACAAGGACTTATTGGTGTATCAGCACTTTTAAGTCCTTTGTTCATTATTGCATCATGTAGCACTCCTTCTAATCCTAATAATCCTAGTAATGGAGCAGATAATCCTGCTCCATCAACTAACACTCCTGCTCCCGGAGATTTAAATCCCGGAATAGCAAATGTTACTAAACCAGTAAGTGTGCAAAGTTTAAATAATTTTACCTTAGTACACCTTGATAAATATTCACGTAAAGTTAATTTTTGATTCCATGCACAAAATCAAAATAGTCTTAAGGCTGAGAATTTTTATGTTTTATTAAATAACACAACTAAAGTTAATTTATTAAATGGTTTAGTTTCATATCGTGTTTATAATGGTACTTTTGAAGTACCTAATACAGTAAGTAAAGTTAGTTCAGCTCAAATTTTCTATGAAGATACAAACTTTGCCTTTCACTCATTAGTAACAAACCAAACTGTTAGTTTTGAAACTGATAATTTAGGCGAAGTTGAAATAACACCAACCAAATTTTCAAAAGATAACAAAAAACAAGAAGACATTTTTCCAACTGATCTTAAAATCGAAGATATTGAGCTATCTGTAAGTGGTGGAAATAGTGCTAATTATAATTATCAAATTAAAGAAATTGATTATTTTTTAGATCAAAAAGGAAAAAACATTTCTGACTGGCTTGGAGCTGTTAATTTAATTATTACTTTTACTAATAAAACAAATCCACAAGAAGTATTTACTCGAAGTAAAATAGTTACAGGATTTAAATTTAATCCAATTGATGGTCAAAAAAATGATCAATATAATAAAAATGATGAGCGAAGTCATGAACATTTAAACCATGATTATGTAATGTATAGTAAATTAAACCACCAACAAAGATATGAAATTGATAATGTTTTATATTTAAATGCAATTATGAGTCATTTAGAATTTAAAGGCATTTCACCTTTAGAATACCGCCTTGATTTAAATATTAATGCTAATAAAGAAGCAATATTACAATATGATGCTAAAGCTAAATCTTTAGGTTTAGATACTTATCAATCTTCATATATAAAGGGATTTACCTTACCAAAATATTCAACTAGCGGTGAATTTTTAGGACTAAGCTTACAAGAAGGTGCTGAAATTGAAAAAGGACCAGAGCGTGCTGATTCAATTGGACGTTTCCAATGACGTTATAGCGGCCTAGCTAGAACCTTAGTTAATAATCATTATAAAAATGCTGCTACCCAAACTTATAGTGTTGAATTTACTAATCCTAAAGATGGTTCAACTCAATCTTCAGCTGGGACAATGTGAATTTTAGATTACCAACTTTCAGAAGATGGTAAATATCCAACTAAATGATATTTTGGTACAAACTTACACGTTGCTGATAATTTTACTAAGCAAACTAGAAATATTTCAGTATCAAAACTTAAAAATTCAGCTGATTTAAATAAACAATTCTCATCTATTAATACAGACATTAATTTTGAACGTTTTACATTCAGAAATGGAGTGGCCCAAAGTTTAGTGAAAAAAGTTTATGAAGGTAAAAACTTTTTATCTACTAAGCCAGCAGACTATCTAACTGCTGAACAAAAAGTTAAATATGGTAATTTAGAAGAATTTGTTGATTTTGCTATTTTAGAATTTGATTTTAGTGTTGTAACTTCTGATAATGTTTGGGCTTATGATTATTCAATTAATGCTCAGTCAAATTTAGATTACGAATATGATTCAATAAAAAATAACCCAGAAGAATTTGCTAAATTAATTACTAATGATTATGCTAACAAAACAGAAAAACATATTAAATTCTTAAAAACTTCTTATTTAGCTGATTATAAACAAATTGATCGTGATTTAATTTCAACTAAAGAAACTGCTAAAACATACCAAGGTAACGAATTATATGCTGTAGGTTATCCTCTTTCTTATGAAGATTATTTCTTTTTAAATGAAGATGGCTCAGGAGCCAGAGGTAATGAAAATTGGCTTAACAGAACGGATACATATTCATTATGAACAAATTCAAATCCTGAATTTTATTGACATAAAGATGAATATAACGAAGATTATAAAAATTTAGGCAATTATTTATCTAGTTCAATTGGTTACAGAACTTTTACTAATAAGCCAGGAATTGCAGATGCATTTTTAACTGCAACTCATACTGGTAGTGATTTTTATGTTTCTGGAAACGATAAATTAATTGGTTTTGGTTTAAATTATTTGCCAAAACAATATGTTCCTTACGGTGGAGCTAGTGGTTCATCATTTCGGAACCAATATAATGAACTTGTTGGAGTTTTCCATTCTGGTAACTCAGCTGCAAGAACTGGTCTTTTAGCAGCTTTCCGTAGTGAAGGATTTAATTATCAAGGATTATTTGGAGATTATAACTTACCACAATATGATCTAATTTACGGTGGGGGAAAAGACCAAATTAATTCATACCGAGAATCTTTAGCAAAACTTTATCCTACTGCTAAAACTAATTTATTCCCAAGTGGATTAAATACAGTGCCAGAAGATTTTAAATTTAAAAATTAA
- a CDS encoding ABC transporter ATP-binding protein has protein sequence MPNNIKIKKAPIKRIFFLFWQSNKFLLLLGVSLFLVASGGMLYNQVFIGKVIVDLILQDYINVTKTNSTASFNWDFFALVIVLSSLWFLISVIFKFVGNWILSLITFRTTKKIQDDLYYKIQKLPMDYLNKEMKGSIIVAFNSDIETLKGFFRDVIPNILNSILTLSVSIIIMFSLNWQLSFIMLGFLALIIIASYCIMKRSKKAFASERKNNAIVTSFVEESLSSFTTTKIFNNSNQIIDKYLKLNREYKKVNCKSYKLSGMLFPVSFNIGLICYGTIAVFGSILFINGDSAGLGLTIGTLVSFTQFSKSFASPVSTIMMRANDILKSLEGSRRIFAILDYQDEIDQGMISLTKVNNQYYWINQEVKTIKPYQGLIEFENVSFAYKEIPALENITFKVMPGQKVALVGKTGAGKTTIVNLLGRFYEVSSGNIFIDQINIKEIKKSCLRNLFGFVLQDIQIFSDTLTNNIAYGTNLPLDRNLLTKAIDNSNLTRHVAKLPHGTNSYLTSYGLGLSQGQKQLISIARVNYKKPQIIILDEATSNVDSLTELEIQKSMDDLAKKTTTISIAHRLSTIINSDLIIVIDQGKILEQGTHNELISLNGKYKEMIQSSNL, from the coding sequence ATGCCTAATAATATTAAAATTAAGAAAGCTCCAATTAAACGAATTTTCTTCTTATTTTGACAAAGTAATAAATTCTTGCTTCTTTTAGGAGTCTCTTTATTCTTAGTAGCATCTGGAGGGATGCTTTATAACCAAGTTTTTATTGGTAAAGTTATTGTTGATTTAATCTTACAAGATTATATCAATGTAACTAAAACTAATTCTACTGCTTCATTTAATTGGGATTTCTTTGCTTTAGTAATAGTCCTTTCATCACTTTGATTCTTAATTTCAGTTATTTTTAAATTTGTTGGAAACTGAATTTTAAGTTTAATTACTTTTAGAACAACTAAGAAAATTCAAGATGATTTATATTATAAAATCCAAAAATTACCAATGGACTATTTAAATAAGGAAATGAAAGGTTCAATTATCGTTGCTTTTAATTCAGATATTGAAACATTAAAAGGTTTTTTTAGAGATGTTATCCCAAATATCTTGAATTCAATTTTAACTTTGAGTGTTTCAATTATCATAATGTTTAGTTTAAATTGGCAATTAAGCTTCATTATGCTTGGATTTTTGGCCTTGATTATCATTGCTTCATATTGTATTATGAAACGTTCTAAAAAAGCTTTTGCTAGTGAACGCAAAAACAACGCTATTGTTACATCGTTTGTAGAAGAGTCTTTAAGCAGTTTTACTACGACTAAAATTTTTAATAATTCAAATCAAATTATTGATAAATACCTTAAATTAAACCGTGAGTATAAAAAAGTCAACTGTAAGTCTTATAAACTTTCTGGAATGCTCTTTCCTGTGTCATTTAATATTGGTTTAATTTGCTACGGTACTATTGCTGTGTTTGGATCAATATTATTTATAAATGGTGATTCAGCAGGCTTAGGTTTAACAATTGGAACCTTAGTTTCTTTTACACAATTTTCTAAATCTTTTGCAAGCCCTGTCTCAACAATTATGATGAGAGCTAATGACATTTTAAAATCCTTAGAAGGCTCAAGGCGCATCTTTGCGATTTTAGATTACCAGGATGAAATTGACCAAGGAATGATTAGTTTAACTAAAGTAAATAACCAATATTATTGAATTAACCAAGAAGTTAAAACTATTAAACCTTATCAAGGTTTAATAGAATTTGAAAATGTATCTTTTGCTTATAAAGAAATTCCTGCTTTAGAAAATATTACCTTTAAAGTAATGCCCGGACAAAAAGTTGCATTAGTTGGGAAAACTGGAGCTGGTAAAACAACAATTGTTAATTTATTGGGTCGTTTTTACGAAGTCAGCTCCGGAAATATTTTTATTGATCAAATTAATATCAAAGAAATTAAAAAATCTTGCCTTAGAAATTTATTTGGCTTTGTCTTGCAAGATATCCAAATTTTTTCTGATACTTTGACAAATAACATTGCTTATGGAACTAATTTACCATTAGATCGTAACTTATTAACTAAAGCAATTGATAATTCTAATTTAACAAGACATGTTGCTAAATTACCACATGGAACTAATTCATATTTAACTAGTTATGGCCTAGGTCTTTCGCAAGGTCAAAAACAATTAATTTCAATTGCAAGGGTTAATTATAAAAAACCACAAATTATTATTTTAGATGAAGCGACCTCAAATGTTGATTCATTGACTGAATTAGAAATTCAAAAATCAATGGATGATTTAGCTAAAAAAACAACGACTATTTCAATAGCTCACCGTTTAAGTACAATTATTAACTCAGATTTAATTATTGTTATAGATCAAGGTAAAATTCTTGAACAAGGTACTCATAATGAGTTAATATCATTAAATGGTAAATACAAAGAAATGATTCAAAGTTCTAATTTATAA
- a CDS encoding DegV family protein: MKKLGIILDAFSCLTKEQADNLGYYFLPLQVEIDGVTYLDGIDDRKKLLEKIAKAQKTLTSLPKLETIEQVLTQASKENDAVIFLGISSKLSATANTVRSVGSELGNIHVMENHLIGDQITQTANYLKHLYETKNYTINQLYEELAWINESAITYIVPENVDHMIKGGRLSSFKKFVLTKIPMLPILSYEEDGSVKLSSLKRNLSKAIQKTIEHIVEFCDEQSTKFKDSKFVITFIHGIKQELIDIVHNNKYFKINPKSIFLTPSVIAVHTGAEAIALGVMPELKIDHE, translated from the coding sequence ATGAAAAAATTAGGAATTATATTAGATGCTTTTTCTTGCTTAACTAAAGAACAAGCTGATAATTTAGGATATTATTTCTTACCTTTACAAGTTGAAATTGATGGGGTAACTTACCTTGATGGAATTGATGATCGCAAGAAGTTATTAGAAAAAATTGCTAAAGCTCAAAAAACATTAACTTCACTACCAAAACTTGAAACAATTGAGCAAGTTCTAACACAAGCTTCAAAAGAAAATGATGCCGTAATTTTCTTAGGTATTTCATCAAAATTATCAGCAACAGCTAATACCGTTAGAAGCGTAGGAAGTGAACTTGGTAATATTCATGTAATGGAAAATCATTTAATTGGTGATCAAATTACCCAAACTGCAAATTATTTAAAACATTTATATGAAACTAAAAACTATACTATTAATCAATTGTATGAAGAATTAGCATGAATCAACGAATCAGCAATTACTTATATTGTGCCAGAGAATGTTGATCACATGATTAAAGGCGGAAGGTTATCAAGTTTTAAAAAGTTTGTTTTAACTAAAATTCCAATGCTTCCAATTTTAAGCTACGAAGAAGATGGTAGTGTTAAATTATCAAGTTTAAAAAGAAATCTTTCAAAAGCAATTCAAAAAACTATTGAACATATTGTTGAATTTTGTGATGAACAATCAACTAAATTCAAAGATTCAAAATTTGTAATTACTTTTATTCATGGAATTAAACAAGAACTTATTGATATTGTTCATAATAACAAATATTTTAAGATTAATCCAAAATCGATCTTCTTAACTCCATCTGTAATTGCAGTGCATACTGGAGCAGAAGCAATTGCTTTGGGTGTTATGCCTGAGTTAAAAATAGACCATGAATAA
- a CDS encoding transglutaminase domain-containing protein, which produces MPKHWRKLIIFSSLPLIFSAASCASSASEQPSPKPNPSLDQTPSDPNASESGTKTPVPNDPGKNSSVEKPQDPVNTNSGNQNSELKDKNNLNNQDQKNDENKETAQDLNKTQETKDQSSQIEPNKPVKDDSKISTEDPNKTNGNKEQTQDTNKKETDKPKTDPVVTQENYQAKYSQLKTEVETFLKDVLKSELKYEYYRDSLNQVINDTDYSLAVKNFKNLNDLYQKQFSTLTTKFNEAKTKYKSAPEVTYTQSDLEQKEGKGKKEDLLSLNYSNAAKENAKINEDSMKYLEFLSSGQIKNYYDDNNPSLIQQLGRDGIAKNRQIIKEKVDSIIKGKDKKMDQVKAVFEWISSNLKYAQHADQTVAIDPVKAMNDLIVVCGGFSNLYKAMLDAINVKSAVVIGWSRFGYHQWNIVYDEDKKQYFHSDATWGKGYYAKTNDEFAKDHRSFEILNAPYEKDGLEYKYYRGFAVSSNKNDKTKETKHVDTINGVNVTSISQEVLKSSERLYIGEFIEKIDYAGGTGIVKSFEVHPNNKHFSVQDGILYNKDKTKLLVIPKSITVKEFTLPNTVREIEDWKQSFDNPNIEKIYVEPGNYWFASYGGILYTNNFERLVFVPNNAGPIVTVHPNATFKEHTFAQLKNIKELIVPEGVKALPQWFVNGVNLTKIHLPASLTDLKEDSLWLVPNNLIVKIADKMNQSVLNVLNKKGYKLEK; this is translated from the coding sequence ATGCCCAAACATTGAAGAAAATTAATTATTTTTAGCTCTTTGCCATTAATTTTTAGTGCAGCTAGCTGCGCAAGTTCTGCCTCTGAACAACCATCACCTAAGCCTAATCCAAGTTTAGATCAAACTCCAAGTGATCCTAATGCTTCTGAATCAGGAACTAAGACACCAGTTCCAAATGATCCAGGTAAGAACTCAAGTGTTGAAAAACCACAAGATCCAGTTAATACCAATTCAGGTAATCAAAATTCTGAACTAAAAGACAAAAACAACTTAAATAATCAAGATCAAAAAAATGATGAAAATAAAGAAACAGCTCAAGATCTTAACAAAACTCAAGAAACAAAAGATCAAAGTTCACAAATTGAACCCAATAAACCTGTAAAAGATGATTCAAAAATTTCAACAGAAGATCCAAATAAAACTAATGGAAATAAAGAACAAACCCAAGACACTAATAAAAAAGAAACTGATAAACCAAAAACTGATCCAGTAGTAACTCAAGAAAATTATCAAGCTAAATATTCTCAATTAAAAACAGAAGTTGAAACTTTCTTAAAAGATGTATTAAAATCAGAACTAAAATATGAATATTACCGCGATTCTCTTAATCAAGTAATAAATGATACTGATTATTCACTAGCAGTTAAAAACTTTAAGAATTTAAATGATTTATACCAAAAACAATTTAGTACTTTAACTACTAAATTTAATGAAGCTAAAACTAAATATAAATCTGCTCCTGAAGTAACTTATACTCAAAGTGACCTTGAACAAAAAGAAGGTAAAGGAAAGAAAGAAGATTTACTTAGTTTAAATTATTCTAATGCTGCTAAGGAAAATGCGAAAATAAACGAAGATTCAATGAAATATTTGGAATTCTTAAGTTCTGGTCAAATTAAAAATTACTATGATGATAATAATCCTTCTTTAATTCAACAACTTGGGAGAGATGGTATTGCTAAAAACAGGCAAATAATCAAAGAAAAAGTTGATTCTATAATTAAAGGTAAAGATAAAAAAATGGACCAAGTAAAGGCTGTTTTTGAATGAATTAGTTCTAACTTAAAATATGCTCAACATGCGGATCAAACTGTAGCTATTGACCCAGTTAAAGCTATGAATGATTTAATTGTGGTTTGCGGTGGATTTAGTAATTTGTATAAAGCTATGCTTGATGCTATTAATGTAAAAAGCGCAGTAGTTATAGGGTGATCTCGCTTTGGATATCATCAATGAAATATTGTTTATGATGAAGATAAAAAACAATATTTCCACTCTGATGCAACTTGAGGCAAAGGTTATTATGCTAAAACTAATGATGAATTTGCAAAGGATCACCGTAGTTTTGAGATTTTAAATGCTCCTTATGAAAAAGATGGACTTGAATATAAATATTACCGCGGCTTTGCTGTTTCATCTAATAAAAATGATAAAACTAAAGAAACAAAACATGTTGATACTATTAATGGTGTTAACGTGACTAGTATTTCACAAGAAGTCTTAAAATCTTCTGAACGTTTATATATTGGTGAATTTATTGAAAAAATTGATTATGCAGGTGGAACTGGCATAGTTAAGTCATTTGAAGTACATCCAAATAACAAACATTTTAGTGTTCAAGATGGAATTTTATATAATAAAGATAAAACTAAATTGTTAGTTATCCCAAAATCAATAACAGTAAAGGAATTTACATTACCAAATACAGTTAGAGAAATAGAGGATTGAAAACAATCTTTTGATAATCCAAATATTGAAAAAATATATGTTGAACCAGGAAATTATTGATTTGCTAGTTATGGTGGAATTTTATATACTAATAATTTTGAAAGATTAGTATTTGTGCCAAATAATGCTGGTCCAATTGTTACTGTGCATCCAAATGCTACATTTAAAGAACATACTTTTGCACAACTTAAAAATATTAAAGAGCTTATTGTACCTGAAGGAGTAAAAGCCCTACCACAATGGTTTGTAAATGGAGTTAATTTAACTAAAATTCACTTGCCTGCTTCATTAACTGATTTAAAAGAAGATTCACTTTGGTTAGTACCAAATAATTTAATTGTTAAAATAGCTGATAAAATGAATCAATCAGTTCTTAATGTTTTAAATAAAAAAGGTTATAAACTCGAAAAATAA